The Cellulophaga lytica DSM 7489 nucleotide sequence AAAAAATTAATAGGGTTAATAGTAGCAAAACTTTGCTTGTATATTTATACTATAATCATAAAAAAATATAAAAATGGAAGCAACAGAGACAGCTATTGGAATAAAAAAAGATAATAGGAAAGCTGTAGTAAAAATGTTAAAGCAATTACTTGCAGATGAGTATGTAATGTACACCAAATACAGAAATGCTCACTGGAATGTAGAGGGTTTAGATTTTCATAGTAAACACGTATTTTTTGAAGAAGAGTACGGTAAGTTAGAAAATACTATTGATGAAGTAGCAGAACGTATACGTATGTTAGGTTTTTACTCACCAGGAAGTATGCAACAATTTATAGAGTTGTCTGGGTTAAAAGAAAACGGACCAGACCAAAATGATAGTGCTAGTTTTATGGAGGTTTTATTAGAAGATCACCAAACAATAATTAAATTTATTAGAGAGAGTATTGGAGAAAATGCTGAGGCACATAATGATGAAGGTACAGCAGATTTTATTACGGCAATATTGCAAATGCATGAGCAAATGGCTTGGATGTTACGTTCATCTTTAAAAACATTTAAATAAAATAATTATTTAAATAAAAAGGCGGTAAGGTTTTAATCTTACCGCCTTTTTTTATGCGTTGTTGTTTGTTAATTATTAGCTGGTATATATGAACCAGTTTTATAGATACAATAGAGATACGTTTTAATGTTTGTAGGTGTTTATAAACAAAAAAAATTCGCTAGTAAAGCGAATTTTTTTTATAGTGTTATATTTTATATTATTAAGCAGTAAGCGGAGTCGAAAATTGATTTTCTTGATAATATTTTGGACTACAGTTATATTTTTCTTTAAATATTTTAGAAAAATAACTTCTACTAGTTAAACCAACAGTATACACAATTTCTGAAATATTAAGATCTGTAGTTTTTAATAAATTCTCTGCTTTTTCTACTCTTGTGTTTCTAATAAAGTCAGACACTGTACGGTTATGTAATAACTTAAACCCTTCTTGTAATTTTGCAGGAGACATACCCGCTTTTTTACTTAAATAAACTAATGTATATTTAATTTCTGGGTAATTTTTAATAAAGTTAGATAATTCTTTAACAGTGTCCATTTCACTTCTTGTTAAAGAGCCAAAATTAGTAGAACCGTGTTTTTTGTCTTGGTTGTGTTGTTCTATTTCTAAGGCTAAAACGGTATGTACAATTCCTTTTATTAATAATTGTCTAACAATACCTTTTTGCTTAATAGCTTCTAATTGTTGCATTTTTTCTGCAATTTTTAGGTTGTATGAGCCTACGTATGCAAATATTTCTTTTTCCTTAGAAGGCATAAATGTTTTTAAAAGCTGAGTTTGTAGCAAATCATCAGCTTGGTCATCATTTTTTTCTGTGTAGGTATTAATACTAATGTTAGAAAAAGTTACAGATTGTCCTTTTCTAAAGTAGAAACAAGCGTCTTTGCTTGGGTCACTGGCAAATATACCTGTCTGAAATTGATTTAAAGACCTTTGCTTACCGTTTAAACCAAAACTATGACTCATTTGCCCTTCTGCACAGTATAAAAAATAAATAGGGTTTGTAACTGGCGTGTTTCTTACTATAATTGTGTCTTGTGCAAATTTTAAATTATACTCTATAAAAGATATATTTTTGTTTACAGATACTCCTTTAATATCTCCCGTTGCAAAATTATTATCTAATTCTAAAGAGTACTCTTTGTGCGTGTACTCTAAACTTCCGCCTAGATCTTCTTTAAATTGATTAAAGTCTTGTTCTATATTGTTTGTCTTAAGATTTATAACTTTCATAACGTTTCTTTGTTTAGGAGATTCTTATTTATTTTTCTTGCAATACTTTTAAAATAAAAAGTATAGTTGCTGCTACTAAAAAAATATGTGCTATATAACCTAATGCATAAATAAAGAAGGCTAATGCCCAAATTAGTATTAAAATTATTGCTAGTGGTAGTAATAGCTTTTTCATATTATTTTTTGTGATTGTTTGTGTTTTTAAATTGATATAAGGACAGAACCCTATTCTTTATTTAAATTTTTAAAACTATCTGTATTGCCATTTTTGTTTGTAGCGTTCTGTTTGTCGTTCTTTGGACGCAATGATTCTTTAACCCAACTGCGACCAACTCTAGAGTTTGTAATGCAAGCTTGTTTTATATGTATCATATTGTTGTTGTTTTTTGTTTGATACAAAGTTGATGAAGATTGCGTCTTTTTTTGTTATATAATTTTTGCTTTATGTTATATAATTATTAGAAAAGCCCTGTTTTTGGACGTTAAACCATTATTTTTTGATGCTTTTGAATAACATTTATACTTTTTGATGGTATTTTTTATAATTTTATTGTAGAATCCAAAACCGTAACTTTACACTACAAAACCATTACCTATGTTAGAGATTTTTTCTAGTGCAGATGCTTGGATAGCATTATTAACTTTAACTTTTTTAGAAATTATATTGGGTATAGATAATATTGTATTTATATCTATTGCAGCAGGTAAATTACCTAAGGACCAACAAAAAAAAGCAACCAATTTAGGTTTGTTAATGGCAATGGTACAACGTATTATTTTACTATTAGGTGTTTCCTTTTTAGTAGGATTAAAAGAACCTTTTTATACCATTAATACATCATGGTTAGAAGTTGGTATTAGCTGGCAAGGAATAATATTGTTTTTTGGAGGACTTTTTTTATTGTATAAAAGTACCTCAGAAATACACGAAAAAATAGATGAACCAGGGGAAGAGGAAGAAGAATTAAAAGCTAAAAAAATTACATCTCTACCAAAAGCTATAATGCAAATAGTACTTATAGACTTTATTTTTTCTATAGATTCTATATTAACAGCTGTAGGTATGACTAATGGTATTGGTACTCATGAAAACCACTCTTTAATATTAATGATAATAGCTGTTGTAATATCTATATGTGTAATGATGCTGTTTGCCAATAGCATAAGAGAGTTTATTAGCAAACACCCATCTATGCAATTGTTGGCACTGTCCTTTTTAATATTAATAGGTTTTATGCTAATAACCGAAGCTGCACATTTATCTGGTACCGTATTGTTTGGTAAAAGTATTGGAGCTATACCAAAAGGGTATTTGTATTTTGCTATTGCTTTTTCATTACTAGTAGAGTTTTTAAATATGAAGTTAAAGAAAAACTCTACTAAAAATAAGTAGTATTAAGCAGGTAAGTAAATACTAAATGTAGACCCAATACCAAGTTTACTTGTAGCTGTAATATGACCTCTGTGGTTTACTACTATTTTTTTACATATAGCTAGGCCTATTCCTGTACCAGAATATTGTTCTTTTTGATGTAGACGTTCAAAAAGACCAAATATTTTTTTAGCATTTTCTTGCTCAAAACCAATACCGTTGTCTTTTATAGTTATGCGGTAATAGTTTTTTCTTTTTTTATCAAAGACTTCTTTAATTTTTGTGCGTGGTAGCTTTTCGCAATCAATTGTAATTGCTGGGCTATGCGTGGTAGACCTGTATTTTATAGCATTATTTACTAAGTTGTTAAACAGCTGTTCCATTTGAAAAGGAATAGCTTTAATTGTAGGTAAATTATTTACAGTAATGACAACACCAGTTTCTGCAATCATTTCTTCTAAATCGTCTAAAACTTTATGTAGCGTAGTGTCTAATTCAATTTTTACAAAATCTTTTTTAGTTCTATTAATTCTAGAGTAAGCTAATAGATATTTAATTAATGTTTGCATTCTATTGGCAGAACTATCAATTTTATTAAAATACATTTTTCCTCTGTCAGATAGTTTTTCTAATTCTCCCTCAGACAATCTAGAGATAAACATTTGTATTTTACGCATAGGTTCTTGCAAGTCATGGCTAGCTACGCGGTTAAAAGATTCTAACTCTGCATTAGAGCGTTTTAGTTCTTGATTTTTTGCTTTAAGTTTTTCTTCGGTTTTTACGCTATCTGTAATATCTTGTACAACACCTACAGAAGTGTTTCTGCCATCTTTAATAATGTTTTGGCCGTTTACGTAAATATGTTTAATTGTACCAGATTTGGTAATTATACGGTATGTGTGTATGTTAGAGCTTCCTTTTTCTACCATCTCTTTGCCAAACTTGTCATACCTTTTTAAATCATCTGGGTGAACAAACTTACGGTAATTATCAAAAGTAACTTCAAAAGCATTTGGCTCATATCCTAAAATACGGTAAAAGTTATCAGATATTACCGCGGCTCCTGTATCTAAGTACCAAACATAACTACCAATATCTGCAACTTCTTCTGCGTCTTTAAAAATAGAGTTTTGTATTTCAATCTCTGCATATAATGCATTTAGTTTTTCGGCTCTTGTTTTTTCTAAGGTTATGTCTCTAGAAGTAACCGTTACACCGTCGTTTAGTTTTATAGCGGTATCATGCAGCCAAATTGTTTTTCCGTTTTTATTAATTTGTGTTTCATACTCTATTTGCCGAGACTCTTCAATACAACTTACCATTTTTTCAAAAACACCATTTTTAAAAATATTAGGATAAATTTCTGAAGCTCTTTTGTATTTTAATTCAGACGGAATATTATTTTTAATACCTTCATTTAAGGCATCATTTATAAACAAAATTTCAAAATCTGTTATTTTTTCTGATGCATCTCTAATAGACTTAAAGTGTGTTACTATGTTAGATGTGCTTTTAAAAACATTGCTTAAAAAAGCTCTATTGTCTAACAGTAATAAATTTTGTGCCTCTAATTGGTCTTTAGTTGCTGTTAAATTTTTCTTTATAATATGCTCTTCTGTAATATCACTAGCAGTAGCCAAAACACCATTATTTAGTTTAACAACACTAGTTTTAAATCTGTAATCTGTACCGTTAAAAGTATGATTTCTTTTAAATTTTTGAGTTTTGCCGGTTTCATAGCAATCTACTAAATGCTCAAAAACACCATTTTTAAATTGTATTGGTAGTATGGTAGATAGTAATTTACCTTTCATTTCTTTAACCTTAGTACCTAAAACATTTTCTATATTATGGTTTATAAAATTAATTTTAAAATCTATTATTTTGTTATTGTCATTGGTTACAGGAGTGTAATAACTAACAATGTTTTCAGTATTTTTTAAAACGCTTTCTAAAAAAGCAGTGGTGCGGTTATTTTTTTTACGTTGTTTGTTTATTTGCCAAAACGAGACTAGAAAAATAACCAAAGCAGTCATACCTAAAAATAACGTGGTAATTGGGTTTATAAGTCTAGAGGTAGAAAACTGTTTTTGTTGCTCTGCTAAATAATCTTCTGCATTACCGAGCATAGTAGTTTTAATAGCTTCAATTTCATCCATTAAAACAGAAACATTGTGCAGCAAGGCAGCGTCATTCTGCTCTTCTAAAGTAGTATCAGTTTTGTAAGCGTTAAGTTCATCTAATGCCGCATAAAAAGATTCTTGTATGGTACGTAATTCTTGTAGTTTTTTTTGTTGGTTAGGCTTGTCTTGTGTTAAAAACTTAAGGTTATTAAAAGTGGTTAAAGCACTGTCTTTTTGCCTGTTTAAAATAATAGTGTGGTTAACCTTGTCTTGCAGTTTATTTTTTAAAACCTGAGACTGCATCATAGCATATCTAGAAAAAAGAGTATTTATCTCTGTCTCTACCCGTAGCGTAAAAACAACTAACTCTGCGGTTTTTTCTTGTTCTCTAATTTGTTTGTAACTATTGCTTCCTAAAAAGGTTAATAAGGCAATAGATAAAATTAGTAATACAATAAATATTTTAGAAGATTTAACCACTTGCTATTTTGTTTTTTTGTTTGGTTTAATAGACAAGCTAAAGTAGTAAAACAATTTTTTATAATACCAGTTCTTGGAGTTGGTAAACGTATTGAGTTAAAAATAAAATGGATAGAGCACAAAAAAGAGTAAAAAATTTTGTGCTCTATTTTAAACAGTTATAAACGCAATAAAAAGTTATCTCTGTTAAGGGCAGAGGTATGGTATTGCCAATTTATTTTCACTATTTTTTCTATAACCTTTTTTAAGGCAGAAAAACTGTTAGGTTTATTAATGTAAATGTTTGCTCCATTTACAAAAGTTTCTTCAATATCTTGTTCTGATGATGATGTAGAGTAAATAGCAACGCACAAATCTTTAAGCGTGTCATTGTTACGTATTTCTTTTAAACATTGCATTCCGTTTTTAACGGGCATATTTAAATCTAAAAAAACAATTTCGGGCAAAACAGCCTCAGGTAGCACTAAATAATCTATAAGTTCCTTACCATCTTTAAATAAAGATAGGTTTGTTTTTACATCAATTTCTTCAATAGCCTCCTCAAACAATAAGCGATCGTCAGAGTCATCATCGGCTAAAACTATATTCATAATATCTACCGCCATTAGTTTAAGGTTTTACTATTCATTTTTCTTTCTTTTATTAATAATCCTCTGAAAAGCAGATGGAGTTAAGCCCGTAGTTTTTTTAAACTGGGCAGACAAATGTGCTACACTACTATAATTAAGTTCGTGAGCAATTTCTGTAAGCGTATAATTTTTATGAATAATAAGTTCTTTAGCTAAGTCTATTTTCTTAAGAATTATAAAATTTTCAATAGATGAGTAGGTGGTTTCTGAAAACACAGAAGACAAGTGCGCATAAGAGTAATTTAGCTTTTCTGATAAATAGTCTGATGCATTGTATTTTCTAGACTTTTCTGTATCGTTAATAAGCTCTGTTATTAATTCTTTAATGCGTTGTACTAAAGCACTTTGCTGGTCTACAATAATTGTTATGCCATATTTTTCTAAGGCTTGTGTTACATATTGCAACTCTGTTTCTGTAGGTTTTTTTTTAAACTCAACCTCACTTAAACTATGTATTTTGTACTCTAAATTTAGCGCGCCTAACTGTTCTTGTAAAATGGTTTTACAAATAAAGTTATAATCAAATTTAAGGTTCATTTTCATAAAATGATACAATTATGATGCTCCGTTTATATAGAGAAATGAGCGCGTTATTACGTCATTTATTAATTTGTTAAATATAGGCTTTTTATCAATATGGAGGTTTTTTTTTAGTGCACCTCACTTTTTATTAGAGCAATGTTAGTTAGCCTGTTAAGTATTAATAAGTTAGTTTATTAATTTTATGTAATTTTTGTTTGCGTTTAAACGCAAAAAAGGATGCTAAAAGCATCCTTTTTTATGTGGTTAGTGCATATATTAACTAATGTCTTCTAAAAACTTAATAGTATTTAAGTCAGACTTAATATTGTTCATTTGCTTTAATAAAACTGTAGCTGTGCTAGATGGTAGGGTAGTGTCTTGTAAAACATTTTCATACTCTTCTACAGCAGCCTTTTCACCTCTAATAGATTCTTCTAACATAGATTCTGCATCATCTGCAGAGAAAAAAGCTTTAGTATCCATCCAAGCTCTGTGCATACTACCAGTTAAACTACCGCCTTTTTCTGGCTCTTCTCCAAATTTGGCAATCTCTGTTTTTAATTCATGGCCAAAGTCATAACGCTCTTTACTACGTTTGTTAAAGTATGTTTTTAGTGCATTATGATCTGTGTTTTCTGCTGCTTTTTTATATCCTTTTTCAGCATCGTATGTTTTTTCTAGTAAATTGTTTAGTTTTGTTCCTACTTGTTCAGTGTATGTTGTCATATTTATGTAATTTATGTTACAGGACTTATTTTTAATGATATAGTCCTTTTATTATCATACTCAAATTTACAAGTAAAGTATAGCTAAGTTTAACGTTATTAATTAACTTTTTTGCTCAATTAATAAAGTGTTGTTTTAGCATAAGTGTTGTAAAAATAAAACGCTAAGTCTTTTACAAGTCTTAGCGTTTATTTTATTTATTGTTTATTGGGGTTATGCTTGTGTAATTGCTTTAGCATTTACAAATTCTTTTATACCAAAACCACCGTGTTCTCTTCCGTAACCAGAGTTTTTAACACCGCCAAAAGGCATATTTGGGTATGCTAAACCGTAAGAGTTTATATGTATCATACCTGTGTCAAAATAATTTTTAGCTAAGTCCATAGCTTTATCTTCATTTTCACTAAAAATACCTCCACCTAAACCAAACTTACTATCGTTTGCAATACGCATGGCGTCTGTATTGTCTTTAGCTTTTATTAAAGATGCAACTGGCCCAAACAATTCTTGGCTATAAGCAGGTTGCCCAGGTGTAACATTACCCAATACAGTAGAAGGGTAGTAGTAGCCGTTTGTATCTGGAATTTTTCCTCCACATAAAATCTCAGCTCCATTCTCTACACTTTCTTCAACTTTGTTGTGCAATTGCTCTCTTAAATCTTTTCTGGCAATAGGTCCCAAATCGTTATCATTATTGGTTGGGTCTCCGTAGCTCATATTTTGCATAATGTTTACAAACTCTTTTTTAAACTCATCATAAACACTATCTACAACTATAAAACGTTTTGCAGCAATACAAGTTTGTCCGTTATTATAAATTCTAGCATTAGCACAAATTTTTGCCGCTTTACTAATATCTGCATCATCTAAAACAATATACGCATCATTACTACCAAGTTCTAAAACTGTTTTTTTTATTACTTCTGCAGCTTTAACAGCAACGTGCTTACCAGCAGGTGTACTACCTGTAAGTGTAACGCCTTTTACATATTGGTTTTCAATTATATCATCAGACACGCTATGGTTTATAACCAATACTTGAAAAAGATTTTTTGGTAAACCTGCCTCTTCATAAATTTCTTTTAATTTTAAGGCACAACCAGTTACATTTTTTGCGTGTTTTAATAATACACCATTACCAGCCATTAAGCTAGCAATAGAATAACGTATAGGTTGGTATAACGGAAAATTCCACGGTTGTATACCGTATACTACACCAATTGGTGAGTAATGAATTGTACCTTTGCCACCATCAAAAAGAGAACGTTCTTGGTCTTGTAACTGTTTTAAACCCTCTGTAGCTGTGTATTCACAT carries:
- a CDS encoding response regulator, yielding MAVDIMNIVLADDDSDDRLLFEEAIEEIDVKTNLSLFKDGKELIDYLVLPEAVLPEIVFLDLNMPVKNGMQCLKEIRNNDTLKDLCVAIYSTSSSEQDIEETFVNGANIYINKPNSFSALKKVIEKIVKINWQYHTSALNRDNFLLRL
- a CDS encoding NAD-dependent succinate-semialdehyde dehydrogenase; translated protein: MSTDKNTFKTINPATEETIATYNYASSDDAKKKVEDCHNAFLDWKLKPLEERAEILKSIGKTLEKHKESYAQLMTQEMGKLLSHSYQEIDLCISICEYTATEGLKQLQDQERSLFDGGKGTIHYSPIGVVYGIQPWNFPLYQPIRYSIASLMAGNGVLLKHAKNVTGCALKLKEIYEEAGLPKNLFQVLVINHSVSDDIIENQYVKGVTLTGSTPAGKHVAVKAAEVIKKTVLELGSNDAYIVLDDADISKAAKICANARIYNNGQTCIAAKRFIVVDSVYDEFKKEFVNIMQNMSYGDPTNNDNDLGPIARKDLREQLHNKVEESVENGAEILCGGKIPDTNGYYYPSTVLGNVTPGQPAYSQELFGPVASLIKAKDNTDAMRIANDSKFGLGGGIFSENEDKAMDLAKNYFDTGMIHINSYGLAYPNMPFGGVKNSGYGREHGGFGIKEFVNAKAITQA
- a CDS encoding Dps family protein produces the protein MEATETAIGIKKDNRKAVVKMLKQLLADEYVMYTKYRNAHWNVEGLDFHSKHVFFEEEYGKLENTIDEVAERIRMLGFYSPGSMQQFIELSGLKENGPDQNDSASFMEVLLEDHQTIIKFIRESIGENAEAHNDEGTADFITAILQMHEQMAWMLRSSLKTFK
- a CDS encoding lmo0937 family membrane protein, whose product is MKKLLLPLAIILILIWALAFFIYALGYIAHIFLVAATILFILKVLQEK
- a CDS encoding ferritin-like domain-containing protein, whose product is MTTYTEQVGTKLNNLLEKTYDAEKGYKKAAENTDHNALKTYFNKRSKERYDFGHELKTEIAKFGEEPEKGGSLTGSMHRAWMDTKAFFSADDAESMLEESIRGEKAAVEEYENVLQDTTLPSSTATVLLKQMNNIKSDLNTIKFLEDIS
- a CDS encoding helix-turn-helix domain-containing protein, giving the protein MKMNLKFDYNFICKTILQEQLGALNLEYKIHSLSEVEFKKKPTETELQYVTQALEKYGITIIVDQQSALVQRIKELITELINDTEKSRKYNASDYLSEKLNYSYAHLSSVFSETTYSSIENFIILKKIDLAKELIIHKNYTLTEIAHELNYSSVAHLSAQFKKTTGLTPSAFQRIINKRKKNE
- a CDS encoding ATP-binding protein translates to MVKSSKIFIVLLILSIALLTFLGSNSYKQIREQEKTAELVVFTLRVETEINTLFSRYAMMQSQVLKNKLQDKVNHTIILNRQKDSALTTFNNLKFLTQDKPNQQKKLQELRTIQESFYAALDELNAYKTDTTLEEQNDAALLHNVSVLMDEIEAIKTTMLGNAEDYLAEQQKQFSTSRLINPITTLFLGMTALVIFLVSFWQINKQRKKNNRTTAFLESVLKNTENIVSYYTPVTNDNNKIIDFKINFINHNIENVLGTKVKEMKGKLLSTILPIQFKNGVFEHLVDCYETGKTQKFKRNHTFNGTDYRFKTSVVKLNNGVLATASDITEEHIIKKNLTATKDQLEAQNLLLLDNRAFLSNVFKSTSNIVTHFKSIRDASEKITDFEILFINDALNEGIKNNIPSELKYKRASEIYPNIFKNGVFEKMVSCIEESRQIEYETQINKNGKTIWLHDTAIKLNDGVTVTSRDITLEKTRAEKLNALYAEIEIQNSIFKDAEEVADIGSYVWYLDTGAAVISDNFYRILGYEPNAFEVTFDNYRKFVHPDDLKRYDKFGKEMVEKGSSNIHTYRIITKSGTIKHIYVNGQNIIKDGRNTSVGVVQDITDSVKTEEKLKAKNQELKRSNAELESFNRVASHDLQEPMRKIQMFISRLSEGELEKLSDRGKMYFNKIDSSANRMQTLIKYLLAYSRINRTKKDFVKIELDTTLHKVLDDLEEMIAETGVVITVNNLPTIKAIPFQMEQLFNNLVNNAIKYRSTTHSPAITIDCEKLPRTKIKEVFDKKRKNYYRITIKDNGIGFEQENAKKIFGLFERLHQKEQYSGTGIGLAICKKIVVNHRGHITATSKLGIGSTFSIYLPA
- a CDS encoding helix-turn-helix domain-containing protein — protein: MKVINLKTNNIEQDFNQFKEDLGGSLEYTHKEYSLELDNNFATGDIKGVSVNKNISFIEYNLKFAQDTIIVRNTPVTNPIYFLYCAEGQMSHSFGLNGKQRSLNQFQTGIFASDPSKDACFYFRKGQSVTFSNISINTYTEKNDDQADDLLQTQLLKTFMPSKEKEIFAYVGSYNLKIAEKMQQLEAIKQKGIVRQLLIKGIVHTVLALEIEQHNQDKKHGSTNFGSLTRSEMDTVKELSNFIKNYPEIKYTLVYLSKKAGMSPAKLQEGFKLLHNRTVSDFIRNTRVEKAENLLKTTDLNISEIVYTVGLTSRSYFSKIFKEKYNCSPKYYQENQFSTPLTA
- a CDS encoding TerC family protein encodes the protein MLEIFSSADAWIALLTLTFLEIILGIDNIVFISIAAGKLPKDQQKKATNLGLLMAMVQRIILLLGVSFLVGLKEPFYTINTSWLEVGISWQGIILFFGGLFLLYKSTSEIHEKIDEPGEEEEELKAKKITSLPKAIMQIVLIDFIFSIDSILTAVGMTNGIGTHENHSLILMIIAVVISICVMMLFANSIREFISKHPSMQLLALSFLILIGFMLITEAAHLSGTVLFGKSIGAIPKGYLYFAIAFSLLVEFLNMKLKKNSTKNK